The genomic stretch AGACCATAGAAATCTCAGTAATTCCATCACCCAAAGAAAGCGCCCGTAAGTATTTTGTGTACTCCtcctgtctttttcctttctcttctttcacacAGCACAGGAAGCTTTCTCCACCTACACTGCTCTGGAGAAAGGCAGGGCTGCCATAACATGCTGTCCATGCCAGTTCTCTCTCAATCCCTTTCAGTTcattctgcttctgtttctcctcagctgctctcctcctttcctcttctgcCCAAATTTTCAGGTAACTGTAGCACTTAACAGCACCATCTTGTCCGTGACCTTCGCACCAGCATTTCTGTGGAAACATTGATTTCTGTAATGACCCTTGTCTGCCTTGCCTTTCTTGCGCAGGAACCAGTAGACCCTCTAAAGGAAGAAGTCTCATTGGTTACGTTGATAACTCACCTCAGATCACTGGGAGAGGAGAAACAGTGGAACCAGTCTTTTCTGTGGATGAGttttctgcctctgtcctcactgGAAAACTGACTACTGTCTTTCTTCCAATTGTCTACGTGATCGTATTTGCAGTTGGTTTGCCGAGTAATGGCATGGCCCTGTGGGTCTTTCTTTTCCGGACAAAGAAGAAGCACCCTGCTGTGATTTACATGGCCAACCTGGCCTTGGCGGACCTCCTCTCTGTTATCTGGTTCCCTTTGAAGATTGCCTATCACATCCATGGCAACAACTGGATTTACGGGGAATCTCTTTGCAAGGTACTCGTTGGCTTTTTCTACGGCAACATGTACTGCTCCATCCTCTTCATGACCTGTCTCAGTGTGCAGAGGTACTGGGTCATCGTGAACCCCATGGTGTACCCCATGAAGAAGGCGAGCATTGCCATCAGTGTCTCCCTGGGAATATGGCTGCTGATTCTGCTGGTTACTATCCCCTTATACGTTGTGAAGCAGACCGTCTACATCCCAGCACTTAACATCACGACCTGTCATGATGTTTTGCCAAAGGAGGTGTTGGTGGGGGACATGTTCAATTATTTCCTCTCTCTGGCCATTGGAGTCTTTCTGTTCCCAGCCTTCCTTACGGCCTTTGCCTATGTGCTGATGATCCGGACCCTCCAATCTTCTGCCTTGGATAAAAACTCaggaaagaagaggcagagagCCATCAAGCTCATCGTCACTGTCCTGGCCGTGTACCTGATCTGCTTCACTCCTAGTAACCTTCTGCTCGTGGTGCATTACTTCCTGATTAAAAACCGGGGCCAGAGCCACGTCTATGCCCTGTACGTCGTAGCCCTCTGCCTCTCCACCCTCAACAGCTGCATTGACCCCTTTGTCTATTACTTCATTTCAGAAGACTTCAGGGATCATGCAAAGAATGCTCTGCTTTGTCGGAACGTCCGTACTGTAAAGCAGATGCAAGTATCCCTCACATCAATTAAATTCTCTAGGAAATCCAGCTCTTACTCTTCAAGTTCAACCAGTGTTAAAACCTCCTATTGAGTTTTCCAGCTCCTCGGATGGAAGTTATGTAGGGGGATTTGGAACCTGATGAACATTATGGGGATGCTTCTGCTGTTTCCCTACCAAGCGGGTTTCACCACATACCATGTATATGCAACACCTCTCAGGATTGCTGGGAGCGGCCCTGTTTGCATAGGGAAAGTCCCCCAAATTAACATAGATGTCAGTTTCAGAATTCCTCTACTCAGGTGCTCCTGGAAACGGAACTGACAGAAGCAGACTTTTCAGaaggtggagaaaagacagaaaccCAGTGATTTGCAAAGAC from Balaenoptera musculus isolate JJ_BM4_2016_0621 chromosome 3, mBalMus1.pri.v3, whole genome shotgun sequence encodes the following:
- the LOC118893615 gene encoding proteinase-activated receptor 2, whose translation is MRSLSAAWLLGGVILLGTSASCNRTVPGTSRPSKGRSLIGYVDNSPQITGRGETVEPVFSVDEFSASVLTGKLTTVFLPIVYVIVFAVGLPSNGMALWVFLFRTKKKHPAVIYMANLALADLLSVIWFPLKIAYHIHGNNWIYGESLCKVLVGFFYGNMYCSILFMTCLSVQRYWVIVNPMVYPMKKASIAISVSLGIWLLILLVTIPLYVVKQTVYIPALNITTCHDVLPKEVLVGDMFNYFLSLAIGVFLFPAFLTAFAYVLMIRTLQSSALDKNSGKKRQRAIKLIVTVLAVYLICFTPSNLLLVVHYFLIKNRGQSHVYALYVVALCLSTLNSCIDPFVYYFISEDFRDHAKNALLCRNVRTVKQMQVSLTSIKFSRKSSSYSSSSTSVKTSY
- the LOC118892493 gene encoding proteinase-activated receptor 2-like, which produces MAMMRTGTSRPSKGRSLIGYVDNSPQITGRGETVEPVFSVDEFSASVLTGKLTTVFLPIVYVIVFAVGLPSNGMALWVFLFRTKKKHPAVIYMANLALADLLSVIWFPLKIAYHIHGNNWIYGESLCKVLVGFFYGNMYCSILFMTCLSVQRYWVIVNPMVYPMKKASIAISVSLGIWLLILLVTIPLYVVKQTVYIPALNITTCHDVLPKEVLVGDMFNYFLSLAIGVFLFPAFLTAFAYVLMIRTLQSSALDKNSGKKRQRAIKLIVTVLAVYLICFTPSNLLLVVHYFLIKNRGQSHVYALYVVALCLSTLNSCIDPFVYYFISEDFRDHAKNALLCRNVRTVKQMQEKELQSRLAQGCHIPPLQKEAQLDHVPQLEVAMDTMKIRIFHRYSCKEGDRFKINKGELKMLLQRDLTESLSCQKDPELVDKIMQDLDANKDNEVDFNEFVVMVAALTVACNDYFVEQLKKKGKTSSKLI